The following are from one region of the Harpia harpyja isolate bHarHar1 chromosome 4, bHarHar1 primary haplotype, whole genome shotgun sequence genome:
- the CDK5R1 gene encoding cyclin-dependent kinase 5 activator 1 has protein sequence MGTVLSLSPSYRKAPLFEEGAATVGHYTAVQNSKNAKEKGLKRHSLISVLPWKRIAAVSAKKKSSKKVQPNGGYQSNVTHLNNENLKKSLSCANLATFAPPPPPAAAAAAAALASAQKAPPAAPAAAAAAATPRRVVVQASTSELLRCLGEFLCRRCYRLKHLSPTDPVLWLRSVDRSLLLQGWQDQGFITPANVVFLYMLCRDVISAEVASDHELQAVLLTCLYLSYSYMGNEISYPLKPFLVESCKEAFWDRCLSIIDLMSPKMLQVNADPHYFTQVFADLKKESGAEEKGRLLIGLDR, from the coding sequence ATGGGCACGGTGCTGTCGCTGTCGCCGAGCTACCGGAAGGCCCCGCTGTTCGAGGAGGGGGCGGCCACGGTGGGGCACTACACGGCGGTGCAGAACAGCAAGAACGCGAAGGAGAAGGGCCTGAAGCGGCACTCGCTGATCTCGGTGCTGCCCTGGAAGCGCATCGCCGCCGTCTCCGCCAAGAAGAAGAGCTCCAAGAAGGTGCAGCCCAACGGCGGCTACCAGAGCAACGTGACCCACCTCAACAACGAGAACCTGAAGAAGTCGCTCTCCTGCGCCAACCTCGCCACCttcgcccccccgccgccccccgccgccgccgccgccgccgccgccctcgccTCGGCGCAGAAGGCGCCgccggccgcgcccgccgccgccgccgccgccgctacccCGCGGCGGGTGGTGGTGCAGGCGTCCACCAGCGAGCTGCTGCGCTGCCTGGGCGAGTTCCTGTGCCGGCGCTGCTACCGGCTGAAGCACCTCTCGCCCACCGACCCCGTCCTCTGGCTGCGCTCCGTGGACCGCtcgctgctgctgcagggctggcaggaccaGGGCTTCATCACGCCGGCCAACGTGGTCTTCCTCTACATGCTCTGCCGGGACGTCATCTCGGCCGAGGTGGCCAGCGACCACGaactgcaggcagtgctgctcaCCTGCCTGTACCTCTCCTACTCCTACATGGGCAACGAGATCTCCTACCCGCTCAAGCCCTTCCTGGTGGAGAGCTGTAAGGAGGCCTTCTGGGACCGCTGCCTCTCCATCATCGACCTCATGAGCCCCAAGATGCTGCAGGTCAACGCCGACCCGCACTACTTCACCCAGGTCTTCGCCGACCTCAAGAAGGAGAGCGGCGCCGAGGAGAAGGGTCGGCTGCTCATCGGCCTCGACCGGTGA